A stretch of DNA from Spirosoma endbachense:
TAGCCAGTAGAACGATACCTTCGACATCGAGATAGGGTTTCAGAGGTTCCTCGTCGCGGCCGATCTGATAGGCTTCATCGGCTTTGTAACGGTGCAGTGAATAACGGTCTTCGTAGGTGTAAACGGCAACAGTCGTGATGCCAAGCTCGGTAGCAGCCCGCATGATACGGATAGCGATTTCACCCCGATTGGCGACTAATAGACGTTTGATGGGACGGATGTATTCCTTCATAATTCTCAATAAAAGCAGCTTAAAGCTATGAGATTGTCAAATGACAAAGCAAGATTGTTGAAAATTCTGAAAAACCATCCATTCACCGTAGGATCATTGGATAAGACAGGATTTTCAAGGAATATTACAGGATTAGTCTGTTTTCTATAATCTGTATACGTCTCGTACGCAATCGGCATAAAAATCGTGATCTTTTACAAGGTTTTCGTTCAGGTATATGCTATGGTTTAATGGCTAACCGTGGCACATACCTGAGGTAGATTGCCAAAAATATAGAGCCGTAATGATGCTAACAATGAGCTACTTGGTTGCGGCTTTTCCTGCCCAATAGGCAATTAATCCTACGCCAGCTTTATTGATGAGATCAGCAAGTGAATAGGCGATATGAAGCCAGTTCGTATCGATGTCGAGTACCGTCAGACTATAACCGATTGGGTAAACACCCCAGAATGTAACGGTAGTAAGTGCCATCAATCGATAAGCCCATTGCTCTTCGGGCAAGGCGTGGCTTGCAAATTGCTTCCAGAATTTGTGGAGGCTAATGGGGATCATGACGTAGCCAATCGCTGAAACTCCGCCCCAGAGTAATTTTGGGCCGACCAGAATTTCGTTGTCGAACGCAAGCTGTTGCTCGCCAAGGTAGCCAGCCAAAATCATAAAGAAATCAGCCAGTAGCATGATCATTAATGGGCGCTTAATGCTTCGTAAGTCGATTCTGAGCATCAATACCATGTTGATCAGCAACAGGGGCGTGGTAACGGCCCATTCCATGTACCGATATTGGCCAATGGCGTTATAGGATTCCCGAATAAGTGTTTGCCGGTTTTCTGCATCCGAAAGAGTAGCCAGCTCGGCCAGCATATCGTGGTAGTAGCCTTGTATGAAGAAGTAGGAAAGACCCGCAATGGCTGAAACAATGGCCGTCAGGGTTTGCGATGTCTGGTAGCTGGAACTGACACGGGTACGCGCCGATAATGCAAAGATAAAATTTCCCAGAAAAGCGTACATGGTCACCATCAAAAGGAAGTAAGTGACCATGGAAAGTAAGCCAACAGCGCCCGCCGTTGGAATAAATGTATCGGATAGCTTCATAAAAAAAACAGTACTGTCGAATGAGAACCGGCTCATTCAGCAGTACTGTCGCTATACTTAGTACTGGTTAGTTCTGCTTGGGTAATGCGGCTTTAGCCTGGGTCATTTCTGCCTGTGCTTTCGTGACCAGTTTCTGAGCGTAATCTTTCAGTGTAGCATTTTTGCCGTATTGCAGATATGTATTGGCCAGATCGATGGCATCCTGCCGGTGATCGAGCAGAATAGTAACGAAGTTCTTATCGAAATCACTTGTCAGTTTATCTTCTATACCACCCTGCTGTAGTTTCAGCGCCATAGCCTGCACATTGCGGCTCTGTTGCTGGGTGAATGCCTGATTAGGGCGGGATGGCTTAAGTTGCTTCAAGGTTTCGTCGACCAAAG
This window harbors:
- a CDS encoding bacteriorhodopsin — its product is MKLSDTFIPTAGAVGLLSMVTYFLLMVTMYAFLGNFIFALSARTRVSSSYQTSQTLTAIVSAIAGLSYFFIQGYYHDMLAELATLSDAENRQTLIRESYNAIGQYRYMEWAVTTPLLLINMVLMLRIDLRSIKRPLMIMLLADFFMILAGYLGEQQLAFDNEILVGPKLLWGGVSAIGYVMIPISLHKFWKQFASHALPEEQWAYRLMALTTVTFWGVYPIGYSLTVLDIDTNWLHIAYSLADLINKAGVGLIAYWAGKAATK